From Candidatus Poribacteria bacterium, the proteins below share one genomic window:
- the hflX gene encoding GTPase HflX, translating to MQEFYDTRAPNPPTRAILVGVKLRDTLMHETEESIQELRQLTETAGIEVVCETIQPRNMPSPTYFIGEGKVEEIKPLIEELNADAIIFDEELSPGQNRNLEKAFDITTIDRTGLILQVFAQRALTKEARLQVALAQLEYALPRLTRMWTHLSRLATGGGGGRHLRGPGETQLEMDRRWVRRNIGQVRKALQAIEKQRHVQRKNRSEKIKVSLVGYTNAGKSTLFNALTGETVLAEDKLFATLDSTTRKVDLPQKQQILLSDTVGFIKKLPHQLVEAFKATLEEVSEADFLLHVVDVSHPEAEAQIAAVNVVLEDLDATDIPMFMAFNKIDNLKNEESLQILKSQYPEAFPISAQRGDGIKELTDALAHRFGERGTNLSFSIPYTEGKVLDLLYKHGTVLNTEYAAEAVHVNVRLPSRYLKSVSEFLVSS from the coding sequence ACGCGCAATCTTAGTAGGTGTAAAACTCAGAGATACCCTGATGCACGAAACTGAAGAATCAATACAAGAACTCCGTCAACTCACAGAAACTGCTGGTATTGAAGTCGTCTGTGAAACTATCCAGCCTCGCAACATGCCCAGTCCAACGTATTTTATCGGCGAAGGCAAGGTGGAAGAGATCAAACCGTTAATTGAAGAACTCAACGCCGATGCAATTATCTTTGATGAAGAACTGTCACCGGGGCAGAATCGGAACCTTGAGAAGGCATTTGATATTACCACTATTGACAGGACAGGACTCATCCTCCAAGTTTTTGCGCAACGCGCACTCACCAAAGAGGCGCGACTCCAAGTCGCATTGGCGCAGCTCGAATATGCGTTGCCGCGTCTGACACGGATGTGGACACACCTCTCACGACTCGCAACGGGTGGCGGCGGCGGTAGACACCTCCGCGGTCCTGGTGAAACGCAGCTTGAGATGGACAGACGCTGGGTTCGCCGGAACATCGGGCAGGTCAGAAAAGCACTTCAAGCCATCGAGAAGCAACGTCACGTTCAGCGTAAAAACCGTTCTGAAAAAATCAAAGTGTCACTCGTTGGATACACAAACGCTGGGAAATCAACACTTTTCAACGCGCTGACAGGCGAAACTGTTTTAGCTGAAGATAAGCTGTTCGCAACCTTAGATTCTACCACACGGAAAGTGGATTTGCCACAAAAGCAGCAGATTCTGTTAAGTGATACCGTCGGGTTTATCAAGAAACTGCCACACCAGTTAGTCGAAGCATTCAAAGCAACTCTCGAAGAGGTTTCAGAAGCCGACTTTCTGCTCCATGTTGTTGATGTGAGCCACCCGGAAGCAGAAGCACAGATCGCTGCCGTGAACGTGGTTCTCGAAGACTTGGATGCCACCGATATTCCGATGTTCATGGCTTTCAATAAAATTGATAATCTCAAAAACGAAGAAAGCCTACAAATTCTAAAGAGTCAGTATCCAGAAGCGTTTCCCATCTCGGCACAACGCGGGGACGGTATCAAGGAATTAACGGATGCCTTGGCACATCGTTTCGGTGAACGTGGCACTAACCTCTCTTTCAGTATCCCATACACGGAAGGAAAAGTGCTGGATTTACTCTACAAGCACGGCACTGTGCTTAATACGGAATACGCGGCGGAAGCCGTTCATGTCAACGTACGCCTTCCCAGTCGATACCTCAAATCCGTTTCTGAATTCTTGGTTTCTTCTTAA